The following coding sequences lie in one Petrotoga miotherma DSM 10691 genomic window:
- the hfq gene encoding RNA chaperone Hfq, whose amino-acid sequence MAEKFNLQDRFLNILRINKIEVKIYLEGGFQTSGVVRSFDDYTVLLEKNGEQSLVYKHAIKMMAPSKYIKLFQEQSSKDE is encoded by the coding sequence ATGGCAGAAAAATTTAATTTACAAGACCGATTTTTGAACATTCTGAGGATTAACAAGATAGAAGTAAAAATTTATTTAGAAGGGGGATTTCAAACAAGCGGAGTGGTAAGATCTTTTGATGATTATACTGTTTTATTGGAAAAAAACGGTGAACAATCACTGGTTTATAAACATGCCATAAAAATGATGGCACCTTCAAAATATATAAAACTTTTCCAAGAACAGTCGTCTAAAGATGAGTAG
- the rpsT gene encoding 30S ribosomal protein S20, whose product MPNKKSAEKRVRQSEKRRQKNRGYQKRIKEISKEIDKKIQENAEREELMQLLSKSFKIIDTAKSHGAVHKNYAARKKSKLHLKVKKYLGEMAPESSSVNE is encoded by the coding sequence TTGCCAAATAAAAAATCGGCAGAAAAAAGGGTTAGACAATCAGAAAAAAGAAGACAAAAAAATCGTGGATATCAAAAGAGGATTAAGGAAATTTCTAAGGAAATAGACAAGAAAATTCAAGAAAATGCTGAAAGGGAAGAATTGATGCAGCTATTAAGCAAATCTTTTAAAATTATTGACACGGCAAAATCACATGGTGCTGTACATAAAAACTATGCCGCAAGGAAAAAATCAAAATTACATTTAAAGGTTAAAAAATATTTAGGCGAAATGGCACCAGAAAGTTCCTCTGTTAATGAGTAA
- a CDS encoding class I SAM-dependent methyltransferase yields MVKNSTKWIFTTSHKPNKKQIEKALQLANKYGGVYLERNKLRMDEGNFYFVIDKKLALNFQWEDGKLFFHPSVSKIRLNNYLKNGIDHLINAVSPQKNDIILDLTLGLGSDALLLSYFCEKVVGLEASFPIYAVVAENITNYDYKENWMKEASKKIKVINSDYKIFLNEQKEKSYEIVYCDPMFENPQYKSSSINPLRKFARYDKITQEDLEKMVKIARKKVVIKARSNDSVWDLYDFDKKIGSKKSGVFFGVIEK; encoded by the coding sequence ATGGTGAAGAATTCCACCAAATGGATCTTTACAACTTCCCATAAGCCAAATAAAAAACAAATAGAAAAAGCGTTGCAATTAGCCAACAAATATGGTGGTGTGTATCTAGAAAGAAATAAGCTTAGAATGGACGAAGGGAACTTTTATTTTGTAATAGATAAGAAACTAGCCCTAAACTTTCAATGGGAGGATGGAAAATTATTTTTCCATCCTTCTGTTTCCAAAATAAGATTGAACAATTATTTAAAAAATGGAATTGATCATTTAATAAACGCTGTATCTCCACAAAAAAACGATATCATACTTGATTTAACCCTTGGCCTTGGAAGTGATGCCTTACTATTGTCGTATTTTTGTGAAAAAGTAGTAGGCTTAGAGGCTTCTTTTCCTATATATGCGGTTGTTGCAGAAAATATAACAAACTACGATTATAAAGAAAATTGGATGAAAGAAGCTTCAAAAAAGATCAAAGTTATCAATTCAGATTATAAAATTTTTCTAAACGAGCAAAAAGAAAAAAGTTATGAGATTGTTTATTGTGATCCTATGTTCGAGAATCCTCAGTACAAATCAAGCTCTATAAATCCTTTGAGGAAATTTGCTCGATACGATAAAATTACACAAGAAGATTTAGAAAAGATGGTTAAAATAGCTAGGAAAAAAGTAGTAATCAAAGCACGTTCTAACGACAGTGTGTGGGATTTGTACGACTTCGATAAAAAAATCGGAAGTAAAAAAAGTGGAGTATTTTTCGGAGTGATTGAAAAGTGA
- the trmB gene encoding tRNA (guanosine(46)-N7)-methyltransferase TrmB: MSSYSYLRMYQVNTKEIKSYPIEWNKIFGNSNKLIVEVGFGGGELLVNLAQHNNNYNYIGIETSLTSCHKIKKKIFQNNLNNVQIILEDAKFALREFFSDNSINKVIVNFPCPWPKSKHAKNRLFDEKFIDTLSSVLEVDGELILTTDIFWYASDVKEKFLNNGCFEVKNISEINQLPFKTRYEKKWENEGRKKYLLIAQKRCEKSIKRLLEGDFDLPHEKIKNVNFDKLQSLVGFKKSSKNKTIVIKDIYTKLDGSKYLVKVFSEDEGYIQSYFVNVIKMKEGWLVKLDDIAKAYRTPAVKEVVNTIAKEIEN, translated from the coding sequence TTGAGTTCTTATTCTTATTTACGAATGTATCAAGTAAATACAAAGGAAATAAAAAGTTATCCTATAGAATGGAATAAAATTTTTGGAAATAGCAATAAGTTGATAGTTGAAGTTGGATTCGGCGGTGGCGAACTTTTAGTAAATTTAGCCCAACACAACAATAATTATAATTATATCGGAATAGAAACATCCCTAACTTCTTGTCACAAAATAAAAAAGAAAATCTTTCAAAATAATTTAAATAACGTACAAATAATACTTGAAGATGCAAAATTTGCCCTTAGGGAGTTTTTTTCTGACAACTCGATTAATAAAGTAATAGTTAACTTTCCATGTCCATGGCCAAAAAGCAAGCACGCAAAAAACCGTCTTTTTGACGAAAAATTTATAGACACTTTATCGTCGGTATTAGAAGTAGACGGTGAATTAATTTTAACAACCGACATTTTTTGGTATGCTTCTGATGTTAAAGAAAAATTTTTAAACAACGGATGTTTTGAAGTAAAAAATATTTCCGAAATAAACCAATTACCTTTCAAAACGAGATACGAAAAAAAGTGGGAAAATGAAGGAAGAAAAAAGTATTTACTTATTGCACAAAAAAGATGCGAAAAATCAATAAAAAGGTTGTTAGAAGGGGATTTCGATTTGCCTCATGAGAAAATCAAAAATGTGAATTTTGATAAATTACAATCTCTGGTTGGATTTAAAAAATCTAGTAAAAATAAAACTATAGTTATAAAGGACATATACACTAAATTAGATGGTTCAAAATACTTAGTAAAGGTTTTTTCTGAAGACGAGGGGTATATTCAAAGTTACTTTGTTAATGTCATTAAAATGAAAGAAGGATGGTTAGTAAAATTAGATGACATAGCAAAAGCTTATAGGACCCCTGCGGTTAAAGAAGTGGTGAATACAATCGCCAAGGAGATAGAAAATTAA
- the metK gene encoding methionine adenosyltransferase, protein MLFTSESVTEGHPDKICDQISDTILDAILEKEPEENKMNARCAVETLVTRGLVVVTGEVRTSAYIDVPTLVRNTILDIGYNRAKFGFDGETCAVITSIEEQSPDIALGVDRSLEVKSRQEEDPFEKIGAGDQGIMFGYATNETDAYMPLPILLAHRLAKRLADVRKSDTLDFLRPDGKTQVTVEYDENNQPLGVETILISTQHSPDIKRQELEEAIKKHVITPVIPENLFTKNTKILINPTGRFVIGGPQADTGLTGRKIIVDTYGGWAPHGGGAFSGKDPTKVDRSATYMARYVAKNLVASGAADEVLIQLSYAIGVAQPVSINVDTKGTAKVDEEKIYKIVKEIFDFRPAAIITNLNLLQPIYKETAAYGHFGRKDVEFPWERLDKVKELKAALGL, encoded by the coding sequence ATGCTCTTTACCAGTGAAAGTGTAACGGAAGGTCATCCTGATAAAATCTGTGATCAAATTTCTGATACTATACTTGATGCTATACTGGAAAAAGAACCCGAAGAAAATAAGATGAATGCCCGATGTGCTGTAGAAACTTTAGTGACAAGGGGACTAGTTGTAGTAACAGGTGAAGTTAGAACCTCTGCATATATAGATGTTCCAACACTTGTCAGGAATACTATTTTAGATATAGGTTATAACAGAGCTAAATTTGGATTTGATGGTGAAACATGCGCTGTAATTACTTCTATTGAAGAACAATCACCTGATATAGCTCTGGGGGTTGACAGATCGTTAGAAGTTAAATCAAGACAAGAAGAAGACCCTTTTGAAAAAATAGGAGCAGGAGATCAAGGCATTATGTTTGGATATGCGACAAACGAAACGGATGCTTATATGCCCTTGCCTATTCTCTTAGCTCACAGACTTGCCAAAAGATTGGCCGATGTTCGAAAATCGGATACATTGGATTTTTTAAGGCCAGACGGTAAAACTCAAGTAACAGTAGAGTATGATGAAAATAATCAACCACTAGGCGTAGAGACTATACTTATTTCCACCCAACATTCGCCTGATATAAAAAGGCAAGAGTTAGAAGAAGCAATAAAAAAACATGTAATAACTCCAGTCATACCGGAAAACCTTTTTACAAAAAACACAAAAATTCTTATCAATCCTACAGGAAGATTTGTTATTGGGGGTCCTCAAGCTGATACAGGACTGACTGGAAGGAAGATAATCGTTGATACATATGGTGGTTGGGCACCACACGGTGGAGGAGCTTTTTCAGGAAAGGATCCTACCAAAGTGGATAGATCCGCTACTTATATGGCAAGATACGTAGCTAAAAATTTAGTAGCAAGTGGTGCAGCAGATGAAGTTTTAATTCAACTTTCCTACGCAATTGGCGTTGCACAACCCGTTTCAATAAATGTTGACACGAAAGGTACGGCGAAAGTTGATGAAGAAAAGATATATAAAATTGTAAAAGAGATATTTGACTTTAGACCTGCGGCGATAATTACTAACTTAAATCTATTACAACCTATTTACAAAGAAACCGCCGCTTACGGGCATTTTGGAAGAAAAGATGTAGAATTTCCATGGGAAAGATTAGATAAAGTTAAGGAATTGAAAGCAGCATTAGGATTGTAA
- a CDS encoding M23 family metallopeptidase, protein MKKTFLISLYILIFSIFAISQLFQPPIKNSYITASFGEYRDTGAESHFHLGVDFSTFNRKGESVYAAAEGSLYKIWLNDPLYGNAIFLYHEDSDLVSGYAHLSVFSDKISKYSQLVQNEFGNQRIEIVFPKGKIPINLNEVIAYSGDTGEAIAPHLHFEVLKQSQDDFTMYDPLEFLEYHEQRDKSLELMRIRSNNKYFEVTENGETVVEYTGNYPRIDIRVREKLGDNSTILPKKVSMYINDILTYKMDFSIIKESEIYKADAVFGYGSTSSIYWLKMYSDDHLSPIVINDFSAFSYETSTTLNGEIVLEDIWGNEKVYKLKFIKP, encoded by the coding sequence TTGAAAAAAACTTTTTTGATATCTTTATACATCCTTATATTTTCTATTTTTGCCATTTCTCAGCTATTTCAGCCACCTATAAAAAACTCATACATAACCGCATCTTTTGGTGAATACAGAGATACAGGAGCTGAATCACATTTTCATTTAGGAGTAGATTTTTCTACTTTCAACAGAAAGGGAGAATCTGTTTATGCGGCCGCTGAAGGTTCTCTTTATAAGATTTGGTTAAACGATCCTCTTTACGGCAATGCAATATTTTTATACCATGAAGACTCTGATTTAGTTAGTGGATATGCCCATTTGAGTGTTTTCTCTGATAAAATATCTAAATATTCTCAATTAGTTCAAAACGAGTTTGGAAATCAAAGAATAGAAATTGTTTTTCCCAAAGGTAAAATCCCAATAAACCTAAATGAGGTTATAGCTTATTCAGGAGATACCGGGGAAGCCATAGCGCCTCACTTGCATTTTGAAGTTTTAAAGCAATCCCAAGATGATTTCACCATGTACGACCCCCTTGAGTTTTTAGAATATCATGAACAAAGGGATAAATCTTTGGAATTAATGAGAATCAGATCCAATAACAAATATTTTGAAGTTACAGAAAATGGAGAAACTGTTGTAGAATACACAGGTAACTATCCCCGGATAGACATTAGAGTACGTGAAAAATTAGGGGACAACTCCACTATTCTTCCTAAAAAAGTTTCTATGTATATCAATGATATTTTAACCTATAAAATGGATTTTAGCATAATCAAAGAGTCAGAAATATACAAAGCTGATGCTGTATTTGGATATGGTTCAACATCTTCCATATATTGGCTGAAAATGTACTCTGATGACCATTTATCTCCAATAGTTATCAATGACTTTTCAGCATTTTCTTATGAAACCTCAACGACTTTAAATGGAGAAATCGTTTTAGAAGACATATGGGGTAACGAAAAAGTTTATAAATTGAAATTCATAAAACCATAA
- the miaA gene encoding tRNA (adenosine(37)-N6)-dimethylallyltransferase MiaA: protein MNKVLVIVGPTAVGKTKVSVEIARRINGEIICMDSRQIYSHLIIGTAMPDEETKQMIPHHLFGSIDPRTHFTAFDYKKMAEKKIDEVLNRGNTPVLVGGTGLYLDALRKGFLNVKSDYGLRTYLRKLEKNNPGVLRKILVDLDPQRALKIHPNDLKRIIRAIEIYVITGIKMGEIVKENRQNDNSFDYHIIVLDRERQELHERINKRVHQMINEGLIDEVQNLLSLGYSTTLNALNTIGYKEVIQYLYGKIDFNEMIHQIKVNTRNYARRQIIYFRKIESARWINLSQTTQEGVVDQIVSEII from the coding sequence GTGAACAAAGTTTTAGTTATAGTGGGCCCTACAGCTGTTGGAAAAACAAAAGTATCCGTAGAAATAGCCAGAAGAATTAATGGAGAAATAATTTGTATGGACTCTAGACAAATTTATAGCCATCTTATAATCGGTACCGCTATGCCTGATGAAGAAACCAAACAGATGATCCCACATCATTTATTTGGCTCAATAGATCCACGAACCCATTTTACAGCTTTTGATTATAAAAAAATGGCAGAAAAAAAGATTGATGAAGTACTAAATAGAGGAAATACACCAGTTTTAGTTGGTGGGACAGGCCTATACCTTGATGCTCTGAGGAAAGGTTTTTTGAATGTAAAATCTGACTATGGTTTAAGGACTTATTTAAGAAAATTAGAAAAAAATAATCCTGGTGTATTGAGAAAGATATTGGTAGATTTGGATCCACAAAGAGCTCTAAAGATACATCCAAACGATTTAAAAAGGATCATCCGGGCCATAGAGATTTATGTTATAACAGGTATCAAAATGGGGGAGATTGTAAAAGAAAATAGGCAAAACGACAATTCTTTTGATTATCATATAATAGTACTAGATAGAGAAAGGCAAGAATTGCATGAAAGGATAAACAAAAGAGTCCATCAAATGATAAATGAAGGTCTGATAGATGAGGTACAAAATCTCTTGTCTTTAGGGTATTCTACAACTCTTAACGCTTTAAACACCATAGGTTATAAAGAAGTGATACAATATCTATATGGGAAAATCGATTTTAATGAAATGATTCACCAGATAAAAGTAAACACCCGCAACTATGCCAGAAGACAGATTATATACTTTCGCAAGATAGAATCTGCAAGATGGATCAATTTGAGCCAAACAACTCAAGAAGGCGTAGTAGATCAAATAGTAAGTGAAATTATTTAA